A section of the Perognathus longimembris pacificus isolate PPM17 chromosome 7, ASM2315922v1, whole genome shotgun sequence genome encodes:
- the Dipk1a gene encoding divergent protein kinase domain 1A, with translation MARSLCPGAWLRKPRYLQARFSYVRMKYLFFSWLAVFVGSWIIYVQYSTYTELCRGKDCKKIICDKYKTGVIDGPACNSLCVTETLYFGKCLSTKPNNQMYLGIWDNLPGVVKCQMEQALHLDFGTELEPRKEIVLFDKPTRGTTVQKFKEMVYSLFKAKLGDQGNLSELVNLILTVADGDKDGQVSLGEAKSAWALLHLNEFLLMVILQDKEHTPKLMGFCGDLYVMESVEYTSLYGISLPWVIELFIPSGFRRSMDQLFTPSWPRKAKIAIGLLEFVEDVFHGPYGNFLMCDTSAKNLGYNEKYDLKMVDMRKIVPETNLKEIIKDRHCESDLDCVYGTDCRTSCDQNTMKCTSEVIQPNLAKACQLLKDYLLRGAPSEIREELEKQLYSCIALKVTANQMEMEHSLILNNLKTLLWKKISYTNDS, from the exons GCTCGATTCTCATATGTGCGGATGAAGTATCTCTTCTTTTCCTGGCTGGCTGTTTTCGTTGGGAGCTGGATTATATATGTGCAGTACTCTACCTATACAGAACTATGCAGAGGAAAGGACTGTAAGAAAATAATA TGTGACAAGTACAAGACTGGAGTTATTGATGGGCCTGCATGTAACAGTCTCTGTGTGACGGAAACACTTTACTTTGGAAAATGCTTATCCACCAAGCCCAACAATCAG ATGTATTTAGGGATTTGGGATAATTTACCAGGTGTTGTGAAATGCCAAATGGAACAAGCACTTCATCTTGATTTTGGAACTGAATTGGagccaagaaaagaaatagtGCTATTTGATAAGCCAACTAGGGGAACTACTGTACAGAAATTCAAAGAAATGGTCTACAGTCTCTTTAAg GCAAAATTGGGTGACCAAGGAAACCTCTCAGAACTAGTGAACCTCATTTTGACGGTGGCTGATGGAGACAAAGATGGCCAGGTTTCCTTGGGAGAagcaaagtcagcatgggcactccttcatttaaatgaatttcTTCTCATGGTGATACTGCAAGATAAGGAACATACCCCTAAACTAATGGGATTCTGTGGTGACCTCTATGTGATGGAAAGTGTTGAATATACCTCTCTTTATGGAATAAGCCTTCCGTGGGTCATTGAACTTTTCATCCCATCTGGGTTCAGAAGGAGCATGGACCAGTTGTTCACACCATCGTGGCCTAGGAAGGCTAAAATAGCCATAGGACTTCTGGAATTTGTGGAAGATGTCTTCCATGGCCCCTATGGAAACTTTCTCATGTGTGACACTAGTGCCAAAAACCTAGGATATAATGAGAAATATGACTTGAAAATGGTGGATATGAGAAAAATTGTGCCAGAGACAAACCTTAAAGAAATTATTAAGGATCGTCACTGTGAGAGTGATCTGGACTGTGTCTATGGCACAGATTGCAGAACTAGCTGTGACCAGAACACAATGAAGTGTACTTCTGAAGTGATACAGCCAAACTTGGCAAAAGCCTGCCAGCTACTAAAAGACTACCTACTGCGTGGTGCTCCAAGTGAAATTCGTGAAGAACTAGAAAAGCAGCTTTATTCTTGTATTGCTCTCAAAGTCACAGCAAATCAAATGGAAATGGAACATTCTTTAATACTAAATAACCTAAAAACATTATTATGGAAGAAAATCTCCTACACAAATGATTCTTAG